The sequence TGCCAATCTCATTGCTGGTCGCGCCATCGCTCAGACGCACGCCCACCGCCTGGACGCTGCCGGGCAGGGGACCTCCGGCCGCCGCGGCCCGATCGTGTTGGCCCACACCCGGTTCCGAAAGGCGCCGCTGCCGGTGATGCGCACGCCGTTGGCGCGGTTACCGCTGATCAGATTGGCCTGCACCAGGTTATTACTGGCGCTGGTGTTGATCCACACGCCGTCGCTCTGGACACCGCCGGCCAGGAGCGCCTCTCCGCCGGCGGCTGGCCCGATGATGTTGCCTCGCACCAGGTTGCCGCCCGCGCTGTCCGAAAGCACCACGCCCGCCACGCTGTTGCCGGAGATGACGTTGTCAAGCACCAGGTTGTCATAGGCGATATTGGTGAGGTGAACTCCGTACAGTTGCTGGCTGTCGGTCAGCACCGAGGCGCCATCCAACGCCGGGCCGATCAGGTTGCCCTGTACGGTGTTGGTCAGCGCCAGGTTGCCCTCGATGCGCACGCCGGCAAAGCGGTTGCCGCTGATGACATTGCGGTCCGCGGGCAGCGTGCCGCCAATCACATTTTGCTTGGCGAAGCGCGCACGTTGACGCCCGCGCGTTGAAAACTGGAGACATGACTGCCATCGGCTGCCAGGCCCAGGAAATTGCCGGCGATGAGGTTTTCGCGACCGCCGGCGATGACAATGCCGTTGTAGTAGGGCGCGCCCACGTTGGCATCGAAGCCGTAGATCGCCAGCCCCCGCACCACGTTGTGGTGGCTGGTGACGGTCAGGCCGTCGAAGGCAAGATCGCGACCATCCAGCGCCACCGTCACGCTGGCGTTGAACGTACCGGTCAACGGGGCCGTGTTGGGGCTGGCGCCGGGCGCGCTGTAGCCATCAATCGTGACGCCGCCGCTGCTGTCGCTCAGCGCCGGCAGGGAGTAATAGGGCGCAATCGTGCCGCTGATGGCAAACTGGATCAGGTCAGCGCCAGGGCAGGCATTGGCCGTTTGCAGCGCGGCGCGCAGCGAGCAGAGATTATCGTCGGTGGCGCACAGACAGTCGTTCGCGTTCGTATCGGCCCCGTCATCCAGCGTGTTGACGCTGATGGGGCTGTTGGCGGGGAGGTTGCTGCGGGTTGAGGCGCCGGCAGCCACGGCCAGTCCAAGCAGTGCCAGCGCGACTAGCGCTCGTCAGCACAAGCATCCGTCGAGGGTGCAGAATCAAGCCAGAACGATTCACCACCAACCTCCTGCTCAGCGCGTGGCGCTGATGTCAATTTCCCAATGCCCTGGCCGGTGCATCGTCCCCGGTCGTGGACCTCTTCGCCCGCATAGTGGCCGCCGTAGCAGGCCAGTTGCTTGAAAAAGAGATGGCGTCGTGCTGGTCCAGGTAGGTGTTGACACGGGCCACAATGCCATCCAGGCCTGCTGGTGAAACTGCTGCGCAGATCGAGCAGCCATTTGCCCTTCATGACCTGCACTTCGTTTTCGATCGGGCGGTTGACGCGCTGCTTGGGCATCAGGAAGAGGTCAACCACGGTCAGCAGGTGGTACGATTGGCGCAGGTTATCGCGGATGACCAGGCCAGACCGGAGGCGCGTAGGCCAGCACTTTACGCAGCCAGATCATCCAGAACAAAGAGATGCTCCTGGGGCACCGTTGAGATCGGCCAGTTCTGCATGTTGAGCGGCTGGCGTTTTTCTTTGGCATCGAAGAAGAAACGTCGGCCCCGCTGGCGGTTGCCAAACGCAAGTCCAGACGGGAAAATGACCCGCAATTGTCCTCGAAGGCCATGTTCTGGCTGCGGAAATAGGCTTTGACTTCCTGTTCCAATGAGATCATACTCGCCGCCCTTTGCATCGTGACAGCCGTGATTGTACCGCAAACGGGCGAGAAGACAAAAGCCACGCGCGCTTGATCTTTATCCCTCCCTGTAGTAGAATCGTGTCCGGCGTATCAGGCAATCTGACCAGTGTTCGAATTCCATGTCCTACGCCGATGTATTGGGTGTTTTTCGTCAGATACAAGGAATCGTCCTGCAATGCTACAAAGATTCTATGTTCACAACTTCAGGTGCCTGGAGAACTTCGAGTTGACTACGAAGGAGATGCCGTCTGTGCTCCTGATTGGGAAAAACGGCACGGGCAAATCCACGATTGCCTGCGCCCTGGAGATATGATGTCTCGTTTTCATGTGATCTCGTAAACGCGTTGATCCGCGGAGACATTACGCTGTAGCGCGAACAAACATAGACCGCATGTACTTGTGCTGCCGGAGGACGACGCCAATCGTCAGATTGCCAATGGCTTTTTCCTCAGAATCGCTGGAGCGCCTGGCAGGTTTTGCCGCCCGCCGGAGGGCGCTGGGCCAGGGTCAAGATGGGTTCGAGCGTGACCATTATTCCATTCTGTAGTGAAACCGTGCGAGGAAACATGTCAACAGAAACCGTGGTATCTGCGCCGCGCGTGCGCACGAACGAAGCCGGGCGCGCCGTGGGCCAACGGGTGCGCCTGTGCGGATGGGTACACCGCCTGCGCCAGATTGGCGCCATCAACTTTCTGGTCCTGCGTGACGGCTTCGGCCTGTTCCAGGCGGTGTTGACGCCGGAGCAATTGGCGCCGCTGGCCGGCTGTGTGGAAGGCAGCGTGGTGGGAACGACGGGGTCGTGACGCTGGAAGCGCAGGCGCCCGGCGGCTGGGAGCTACACGATTGCAGTGCGCATCATCACTGCGGTGACAGAGCCGCCGCCGCGTGAGATCAACAAGAAGGAAGTCAAAGCAACCCTCAGCACCTTCCTCGATCACGGTGTGGTAGGGCTGCGTCACCCCAACAAATGGGCGCTGTTCAGGCTGAGCGCGGGCATCATGGCTGCGCTTCCGCGCGACCCTGACCGGCCTGGGCTTCACAAGGTGCAAACGCCCGGGTTGGTCGCGTCAGCCACGGCGAGCGGCGCCAATGTCTTCAAGGTTGACTATTTCGGCCGCGGCGACCCACCTGGCGCAAAGCCCGCAGTTCTACAAGCAGACGATGGTCGGCATTTTTCGAGCGCGTCTTCGAGGTTGGCCCTGTCTCTTCCGCGGAGCCGCACGACACGACGCGGCACATCAATGAATATGTCAGCCTCGACGTGGAGTTCGGCTTCATCGAGAATCACTTCGACGTGATGGAGATGTTGGCCGCGGTCATTCAGGGGGCATCCTGCGGCATTTTGACCCATGCGCAGGCTGTGGAACTGGCGCAACTGCGAGTGAAGATGCCCGCGTTCGCGGCGCCCGACGCCATCTCGCCGCTGGCGGCCGCAGGCACCGGGGGCATCGTGGCCCATCCCCTGGGTCTATTTCCCGGCCGCGCAGGAGATGATCTATCAGGCCACGGGCGAAGATTGCCGCGACGAGCCGGACCTGGCGCCGGCGCATGAGCGTTGGTTGGGCCAATGGGCGCTGCAGACGTTGGGCAGCGACTTCCTGTTCGTCACCGGTTACCCCCGATGGGCAAGCGGCCGTTCTACACCATCCGAACCTGGCCGATCCGGCCTTCTCCAACTTCGACCTGCTGTTTCGCGGTACAGAGCTGGTGACGGGCGGTAGCGCCTGCACCGCTATGCGGATTATATCGCCGCGCTGGCGCAGCACGGCATCAGCATCTGACCGCGTTCGAGGCGTACCTGGAGGTGTTCAGGCACGGCATGCCGCCGGC is a genomic window of Candidatus Amarolinea dominans containing:
- a CDS encoding right-handed parallel beta-helix repeat-containing protein, with amino-acid sequence MIGGTLPADRNVISGNRFAGVRIEGNLALTNTVQGNLIGPALDGASVLTDSQQLYGVHLTNIAYDNLVLDNVISGNSVAGVVLSDSAGGNLVRGNIIGPAAGGEALLAGGVQSDGVWINTSASNNLVQANLISGNRANGVRITGSGAFRNRVWANTIGPRRPEVPCPAASRRWACV